A window of Mucilaginibacter robiniae genomic DNA:
ACCGTTACGAAATTACTATGTGGGGGTGAGTCTGGTTTTGTAAATACTTAATTCTACCGTGTATGAAAACAAAAAACGTTTTGCCGAACTCTTTTTCTGCAAAACGTTTTTTGTTCAGTAATCAGCTTATTTGTTAAGCTGTTTACCTGTCAAGCAGTTATCTTTCTAGTGGGTTGCCGCTTTTTCAACCGAAATATTGAGTCCTGATTTTGTACTCTTAATATTATCCTTCAATCACACATCAAACTTAATCCATCCTTCGCCTTCGTAGCCAAAAAAGAATTGTTTAGGATAAATAATTTCGGCCATAATTTCTAATGAATCAACAATACGCGGGCCGGGACGATTGAAGTACTGGTTACCATCAACTATATAAAAGCGTTTGTTTTTTACCGCTTGTAGATCGGTTAAGCCGGGTAGTTGCAGTATCAAGTCAATTTCCTGTAACGTACGTTCGATAGAAAAACCGCAAGGCATCAGCACCATAATCTCCGGATCGGCCAAGCGTAAATCTTCCCATTGTATGTAAGCAGAATGCTTACCTGAATCAGCCATGAGCGGTGTACCACCAGCTATACTTACCAGTTCGGGCACCCAGTTGCCAGAGGTCATGAGTGGATCAAGCCATTCTATGCAAGCCACAGTAGGCTTGTTTTCCATGAACTTCAGTTTATGCCGAATTATATCTACCCGTTCCTGCAAATCTTCTAATAAAATCTGGGCAGCTGGCAGCGTCTGCAAGGCAGCAGCAACCTGATTGATGTTATCAAAAATATCGTCCAGGCTATTAGGCTGTAAGGAGATGATTTGTGCAGGCTTATCCAAATAGCCGGCCAATGCCTGCTCTACCTCGGGCAAAGATACGGCACAAACCTCGCATTGGTCTTGCGTAATTACCACATCCGGTTTCAGCTCCTTGATTACCTCACGGTTTACTTCATACACCGACAATGCATCAGTTAACAACGTTTTCACCCTGCGGTCAATAGCGCCACTGTTCAGGTCTGTTCCAATACGGTCACGTGTACAAGCAGGCAAATGCTTTACAGAGAATGGATAATTACATTCGTGCGAACGGCCTACTAACTGAGCTTCCAGGCCCAGAGCACAAACAATTTCGGTAGCAGCAGGTAATAAGGATATGATTTTTTCGGCAGGCATGTTTGGTAGTCAAAAGTACAAATAACGGTATTTAAAGTGAACTGAAACATGTTTAATTGAACTTTCAAAAATCAGGTTACCTTTGAGCAATGATTGTTTTGACCTTCGTTTTAGGATTGGTTGTAAACTTTATAGGTTACATTCCACCCGGTAATATTAACTTAACCTTAGTACAATTAGCCATTAACCGGGGCATGCGGCAAGCTATTCGGTTTATTACTGCGTTTTCGAGTATGGAGCTGGTTTTTACTTTTGCCATTATGCAGGGTGCCAAATGGCTTTCGGCACAAGCGCATATCGGAACAATCATCGATTGGTTTATGGTCGTATTATTTGGCGTGTTGGGCACTATAACTTGGCTCAACCGCAAAAACCCACCTAAAACCAAATATTCTGACCGTGAAAGCATTCGCTACGGACTTATTTTAGGGCTGGTTAATCCGATGCAAATTATATTCTGGCTATTTGCCGGTACTTATCTGCTAGCTCACCAATGGATATTGCCCGGCTTGTGGGCATTAGGTATATTCAGTTTGGGCTCAGCTTGCGGTGCTTTTTTATGCTTATACCTATATGCATTATTTGCCCGGTACCTGCAAAGCAAATTTGATTTAAGTACGCAGGTAATTAATACTAGTATAGCAGTGCTGTTTTTTGCATTCTCAGCTTATCACCTGATTAAACAAGTTTATTTAATTATTCATCACCATTAATGAAAATATACAGTAAAAAGCCTTTTATTATTTTATACTATCGATTGTTTAGCCAATAGAATCTTTCAGTGCATCCAGGTTCCAAATCTTTTCTGCCCGACGACCAATCAACCAAAATGAGGCCGCCAGAATAGCAAAGAATAACGTGTATGGAATATGGTTCCACAAACACTCAAAGTATTCGGTATAAATAAAAATAAGTAAAAAGGTAATGCCAAACTCGCGGGCAATAGCATCTTTGCTGCGTAAGCCGTACAGCAAAAAACCAGCCGCAACAGCCGCCAAAAAGAAGCCCCAATAAAATAAACTGATTTGCTTTACCTCAAACCAGCGTTCCAGTTCACCGAAGTTCCCGAATATACTCAGCAGCCATAAGGATAAGAACAGATATAATAAGCCTACCACATAGGTAAGTTCCCAAAAAGGCTTTACCCAATTACGGCCACGTAGCAGGTAACAGGCAGCTAGTAATATTACCCCGAAAGCCACAAAGCGTAAAGGGTAATTCATACCTAGAAAGTAGTAGCTCCAGCGGGTTTGATAACCTGTTTCGGTGCCGAACCAGCTACCCAGCGATACCAACGCAAACAACCAGATCAGCCTTGAATTTAGCTGCCAGCCTAAAAAGCCATATATAAATACCGATATCAAAAACAATAAGGAATAATGTCCCGAGCCATTATCAAACGTTTTGCCCAAATAAGCAATGCAGCAAGCAGTAAAGAGTACACCCGTGAAAATGGTAGCCTCATTACTGAACACTCGCTCCGGGAAAAGCGTTTCGCGACGGCGGCCTAGATAAAAAGCACCAGCTGCCAAAGCGCCCGAACCTATCGCAATCACCACATCGGGCGTATAATACAGGCTTTTAATCCAGTTAATAATGGCATCGTTGATGATTAATGAACCTATAGCTATGCCACCACAAATCAAAGCTATCCAGAAAGAATACTTAGCCAGCCTCATCCAATCAAACCCTTTTACCTCTACCGAATTGCGCAAAGCCTGAGCCTGTTCAGTTGATACTAACTGTTCTTTCTCCCAGTGACTAATGGCTTTATTCAAGAATTCACTTTCTTGTTTATCGAGGTTGAGTTTCATAAAGTCAGTTCAGCGTTCGTCATTATGTTCAAGCCAGTTACCTTAAAAAGGCTAACTATAGCCAACTTACGAAACACTAACTTACAAAAAACTTTTACTTTCAGCTATGTACTTTACGTTAAAGGCTACTCAATAACCGTTGTACCTCTATCTGATCTAAGGCTAGTTGCTCCTTCAAACCATCTAATGAAGAAAACTTAACATCATGGCGCACAAAGTAATGGAAGTGCATACGTAACGTTTGGTTATAGATGTCCTGGTTAAAGTCAAAGATGTTTACTTCGATATTCCGCGTCATGCCGTTAATAGTGGGTCGGTGCCCAATGTAGGCCATTCCTTTATGAGTTCGGCTATCTACTTCAACCGTAACAGCAAATATCCCATCGGCAGGAATCAATTTGTAATTTTCTTCCACCAGCAAGTTGGCTGTAGGATAGCCTAGTTGCCGGCCAATCTGGTTACCACGTATTACCTTGCCGGTAATAAAAAACGGATAACCTAAAAACGCATCTGCCTGGGCAATATCGGCCTGTAACAACGCTTCCCGAATGCGAGTTGAGCTTACAGCTACATCATTTACATCCTGTTCTGGTATTTCAATCACCTCGAAACCATAAACTGGTCCGTTTTGTTGCAAATCGGTTAAACCACCTTGGCGGTCTTTACCAAAACGGTGGTCATAACCAATGATGATTTTACGGGTACCAATTTTCTGCACCAAGATATCACGAATATAAGTTTCGGCAGATTGGTTGGAAAAATCACGCGAAAATGGAGTAATAATTAAATGATCTACACCTAGTGTTTCCAGTAGTTCGGCACGTTCCTGTATGGTGGTAATAAGCTTTAGTTCCTGATTTTCGGGGTGGATAATCATGCGCGGGTGTGGAAAAAAGGTAAGAATTACGGTTTCGCCTCCACACTCATCAGCTAAAGCCTTAATGCGTGAAATAATTTGCCGGTGCCCTAAGTGCACCCCATCAAAAGTACCAATAGTAACCACTGCATTCTTCAGTGGCGTAAACTCATCCAGGTGATGATATATCTTCATGTATCAGGCAGGGCTGTTAAGCTACAAAATTAAATTATTTCCGCTGTGTTTAATGATTAAGTTTGTACAGGCTGTGGCAGATAACATTCTTTTCTATTTGTCTTTCTGCTCGCTTTTGTTCTTGATGCGTCCTGCTTCTTTCAAAGCCTGGTGCAAAATCCATTCTATTTGCCCGTTAACACTTCTGAACTCATCAGTAGCCCACTTTTCAATGGTTTTCATAGTTTCAGCATCAACCCTCAGAGCAAATGATTTTTTTTCGGCCATAGCTTACTGATAAAGAGTTCCTGTATTCACTACAGGCTGCGTTTCACGATCGCCACATAATACCACCATCAAGTTACTCACCATGGTAGCTTTTTTATCTTCATCCAATTCAATAATATCTTTTTCCGATAAAAGTTTGAGTGCGCTATCCACCATACCTACGGCGCCTTCCACAATTTTATGCCGGGCGGCTACTACAGCTGATGCTTGCTGGCGCCGCAACATAGAATGGGCAATTTCGGGTGCGTAAGCCAAATGGCCGATGCGGGCTTCTACTACTTCAATGCCAGCCATGTGCATGCGTTCGTTAATTTCCTGCTCCAGGGCATGGTTAATATCATCAAAATTGGTGCTTAGGGTTATGGTG
This region includes:
- a CDS encoding cobalamin-binding protein; translation: MPAEKIISLLPAATEIVCALGLEAQLVGRSHECNYPFSVKHLPACTRDRIGTDLNSGAIDRRVKTLLTDALSVYEVNREVIKELKPDVVITQDQCEVCAVSLPEVEQALAGYLDKPAQIISLQPNSLDDIFDNINQVAAALQTLPAAQILLEDLQERVDIIRHKLKFMENKPTVACIEWLDPLMTSGNWVPELVSIAGGTPLMADSGKHSAYIQWEDLRLADPEIMVLMPCGFSIERTLQEIDLILQLPGLTDLQAVKNKRFYIVDGNQYFNRPGPRIVDSLEIMAEIIYPKQFFFGYEGEGWIKFDV
- a CDS encoding LysE family translocator, producing MIVLTFVLGLVVNFIGYIPPGNINLTLVQLAINRGMRQAIRFITAFSSMELVFTFAIMQGAKWLSAQAHIGTIIDWFMVVLFGVLGTITWLNRKNPPKTKYSDRESIRYGLILGLVNPMQIIFWLFAGTYLLAHQWILPGLWALGIFSLGSACGAFLCLYLYALFARYLQSKFDLSTQVINTSIAVLFFAFSAYHLIKQVYLIIHHH
- a CDS encoding DUF2157 domain-containing protein, with the protein product MKLNLDKQESEFLNKAISHWEKEQLVSTEQAQALRNSVEVKGFDWMRLAKYSFWIALICGGIAIGSLIINDAIINWIKSLYYTPDVVIAIGSGALAAGAFYLGRRRETLFPERVFSNEATIFTGVLFTACCIAYLGKTFDNGSGHYSLLFLISVFIYGFLGWQLNSRLIWLFALVSLGSWFGTETGYQTRWSYYFLGMNYPLRFVAFGVILLAACYLLRGRNWVKPFWELTYVVGLLYLFLSLWLLSIFGNFGELERWFEVKQISLFYWGFFLAAVAAGFLLYGLRSKDAIAREFGITFLLIFIYTEYFECLWNHIPYTLFFAILAASFWLIGRRAEKIWNLDALKDSIG
- a CDS encoding bifunctional riboflavin kinase/FAD synthetase; translated protein: MKIYHHLDEFTPLKNAVVTIGTFDGVHLGHRQIISRIKALADECGGETVILTFFPHPRMIIHPENQELKLITTIQERAELLETLGVDHLIITPFSRDFSNQSAETYIRDILVQKIGTRKIIIGYDHRFGKDRQGGLTDLQQNGPVYGFEVIEIPEQDVNDVAVSSTRIREALLQADIAQADAFLGYPFFITGKVIRGNQIGRQLGYPTANLLVEENYKLIPADGIFAVTVEVDSRTHKGMAYIGHRPTINGMTRNIEVNIFDFNQDIYNQTLRMHFHYFVRHDVKFSSLDGLKEQLALDQIEVQRLLSSL
- a CDS encoding Arc family DNA-binding protein; translation: MAEKKSFALRVDAETMKTIEKWATDEFRSVNGQIEWILHQALKEAGRIKNKSEQKDK